One Candidatus Omnitrophota bacterium DNA window includes the following coding sequences:
- a CDS encoding glycosyltransferase family 2 protein: MSATLSVVMPVYNEKNTVLKIVDKVLKLNIVKEIIVVDDYSTDGTRELLKSAKLDSRVKLLFHDKNMGKGAALRTGFKNITADVAVIQDADLEYDPNEFTEMIKPIQAGLADAVYGSRLSGGKPQRVHLFWHRVGNDFLTFLTNLLYNTTLSDMETCYKMFKKDVIAAISIKSNDFSVEPELTAKILKNKNLRIYEMPISYYGRNYAEGKKINWTHGFGALWALLKYRFVD; this comes from the coding sequence GTGAGCGCTACACTTTCCGTCGTAATGCCCGTATATAATGAAAAAAATACAGTTTTAAAGATTGTCGATAAGGTATTAAAGCTCAATATTGTAAAAGAGATAATAGTTGTTGACGATTATTCTACTGATGGAACCAGGGAGCTATTAAAAAGTGCAAAATTAGACAGTCGAGTTAAGCTATTATTTCACGATAAGAACATGGGTAAGGGCGCGGCTTTACGAACGGGTTTTAAAAACATAACCGCGGATGTTGCCGTTATACAGGACGCTGACCTGGAGTACGACCCTAATGAATTCACTGAAATGATAAAGCCTATTCAGGCGGGCTTAGCCGATGCTGTGTATGGCTCCAGGCTGTCAGGAGGTAAGCCGCAGAGGGTGCACCTATTCTGGCACAGAGTCGGCAATGATTTTCTCACATTCTTGACTAACCTTTTATATAATACAACACTCTCTGATATGGAAACGTGTTACAAGATGTTTAAGAAAGATGTTATAGCTGCAATTTCTATAAAGTCCAATGATTTTTCTGTAGAGCCGGAACTTACAGCCAAAATATTAAAGAATAAGAACCTTAGGATATATGAGATGCCGATATCGTATTATGGTAGAAATTATGCCGAAGGTAAAAAGATCAATTGGACACATGGATTCGGTGCATTGTGGGCGTTGCTAAAATATAGGTTTGTCGATTAG
- a CDS encoding glycosyltransferase family 39 protein — translation MMVSAVFFLAERIALFYCIGLGFLTLEMAMLSLIGIKFSMLSLTVCIIPLIVAALLIKPGKGKSCNHNGTDPLSALENFFILGISFELLYAFFRTLIMPMESYDAIAIYALKAKVFYINQSIPHDFFSSFKNFVPHIEYPLLIPLAETFFYTLFGSLNDLLVKIIFPLYYVALLVVFYSACRRFISRRQSLFFTFLLATIPQITDFATNGYADLPFAFYCSSAIFYLYLWIREKKGVFLILSFILSALAIWTKSEGIMFASINAVIAVIYTARGKPFNVKGYAYAVFSVLMVVVYVFAWESVGLTVNSDFASSQSSFLTRLISGFERIPQILYEYQIQFFGPKKWNIIWILLIAATVWGACVKVLSKDILPLAISILLILFGYSMVYILSSAPQGIGWHLSTTGSRLFMHFVPVAVLFLAVLFNKLKLEI, via the coding sequence ATGATGGTTTCGGCGGTATTTTTTTTAGCTGAAAGAATAGCTCTCTTCTATTGCATAGGGCTCGGTTTTTTAACCTTAGAGATGGCCATGCTTTCATTAATTGGTATCAAATTTAGCATGCTTTCTTTAACTGTTTGTATTATCCCGCTTATAGTTGCGGCCTTATTAATTAAACCGGGGAAAGGAAAATCATGTAACCATAATGGAACAGATCCATTATCCGCCCTGGAAAATTTTTTTATATTAGGCATATCTTTCGAACTATTGTACGCTTTCTTTAGGACGCTTATAATGCCAATGGAGTCATATGACGCGATAGCGATATATGCGTTAAAAGCCAAGGTATTCTATATCAACCAATCTATACCGCATGATTTTTTCAGCTCTTTTAAAAACTTCGTTCCTCATATAGAGTATCCGCTGTTAATACCTCTTGCGGAGACATTTTTTTATACGCTTTTTGGTTCGCTAAATGATCTCTTGGTGAAGATTATCTTCCCTTTGTATTATGTAGCGCTTCTGGTAGTTTTTTATTCCGCTTGCAGAAGGTTCATAAGCAGAAGGCAATCATTATTTTTTACATTTCTACTTGCGACCATTCCCCAAATAACGGATTTTGCTACTAACGGATACGCGGACCTGCCATTCGCATTTTATTGTTCATCGGCTATATTTTACCTATATCTTTGGATCAGGGAAAAGAAAGGTGTATTTTTAATACTTTCCTTTATACTGTCGGCGCTGGCTATTTGGACCAAGTCCGAAGGAATAATGTTCGCATCCATAAATGCCGTTATCGCTGTGATTTATACGGCCAGGGGGAAGCCTTTTAACGTTAAAGGGTATGCTTACGCCGTCTTTTCCGTTCTTATGGTTGTAGTTTATGTGTTTGCGTGGGAGTCAGTGGGGCTTACAGTTAATTCCGACTTTGCATCTTCACAGTCTTCTTTTTTGACGAGATTAATATCCGGATTTGAAAGAATACCGCAGATATTATACGAATATCAAATACAATTTTTTGGCCCTAAGAAGTGGAATATAATATGGATACTCTTGATAGCGGCCACAGTATGGGGAGCTTGTGTAAAAGTGCTATCAAAGGATATCCTGCCTTTGGCCATTAGTATATTGCTAATACTCTTTGGATATTCGATGGTTTATATACTCTCTTCCGCGCCCCAGGGCATAGGGTGGCATCTTAGCACCACCGGTAGCAGATTATTTATGCATTTTGTGCCTGTGGCGGTATTATTCCTCGCCGTTTTATTTAATAAACTTAAACTGGAGATATAG
- a CDS encoding glycosyltransferase family 9 protein, whose amino-acid sequence MEKFLIINPFGIGDVLFTTPVIKAIKEKHPGSYIGYWCNERVGELLKGNPDISKVFPLSRGDIKRIYKGLKGINKGLKGLGALSGLIMGIRRERFDAAFDFSLDTRYGLWSKLAGIKKRIGFDYKARGRFLTDRIVLTGYSGKHVVEYYADLLKLIEVYPKDKSLYLNVSDENKANARRRLSQSGVDLSRPVIGIAMGGGASWGKDAFYKQWPAENFGQLAQKISREAGAHIVLLGSSDEKLLAGKIIDIAGNKNIADLTGKFDLEELAAAIKELSILVCNDGGPLHMAVALGVSTVSIFGPVDEKVYGPYPPGQKHAVIKKDVSCRPCYKDFRFNGCDNDRRCLEDVSVDEVFQKVKDMLCAAT is encoded by the coding sequence GTGGAAAAATTCCTCATCATCAATCCTTTCGGTATAGGCGATGTATTGTTTACAACGCCTGTCATCAAAGCCATAAAAGAGAAGCATCCTGGTAGTTATATAGGTTATTGGTGCAATGAAAGAGTGGGGGAGTTGCTAAAAGGTAACCCCGATATTAGTAAGGTCTTCCCGCTATCAAGAGGTGATATTAAAAGGATCTATAAGGGCCTAAAAGGGATTAATAAGGGGTTAAAAGGGTTGGGGGCGTTATCGGGTTTGATAATGGGAATAAGAAGGGAAAGGTTTGATGCGGCTTTTGACTTTTCGCTTGATACTAGATACGGCTTATGGTCAAAACTGGCAGGAATAAAGAAACGCATAGGTTTTGACTATAAGGCAAGAGGCCGGTTTCTCACCGATAGGATTGTTTTAACGGGTTACTCCGGCAAGCATGTGGTCGAATATTACGCTGACCTTTTAAAGCTTATAGAAGTTTACCCAAAAGATAAATCGCTTTACCTAAATGTGTCGGATGAAAATAAGGCTAATGCAAGAAGAAGGTTGTCACAATCAGGAGTCGATCTATCCAGGCCCGTAATAGGGATAGCGATGGGCGGAGGGGCCAGCTGGGGGAAAGATGCTTTTTATAAGCAATGGCCGGCAGAAAATTTCGGACAGTTGGCGCAGAAAATATCCAGAGAAGCGGGTGCTCATATAGTTTTATTGGGTAGTTCGGATGAAAAATTGCTTGCCGGTAAAATAATTGATATTGCCGGCAATAAAAATATAGCAGATCTTACAGGAAAGTTCGACTTGGAAGAATTGGCGGCCGCTATAAAAGAATTAAGTATTTTAGTCTGCAACGATGGCGGCCCTTTGCACATGGCGGTAGCGTTGGGGGTAAGTACGGTTTCTATATTCGGCCCTGTCGATGAAAAGGTATATGGCCCTTATCCGCCCGGCCAAAAGCATGCGGTGATAAAGAAGGATGTATCCTGCAGGCCGTGTTATAAGGATTTTCGTTTTAATGGATGCGACAACGACAGGCGATGCCTCGAAGATGTGAGCGTTGATGAGGTATTTCAAAAAGTGAAAGACATGTTATGCGCTGCGACATAG
- a CDS encoding glycosyltransferase family 2 protein, translating to MEKVPVPVSVVVITKNEEGNIADCLKSVSWADEIIVLDDNSIDKTVEIAKQFTGRVFFRKMDVEGAHRNYAYSLAKNDWVLSLDADERVSQELASELRELFKKPIKDVVFCIPIKTYLGKKWIRYGGWYPASKDRLIDKRIVRYEEKGVHPKIIYHGSCGRFLKGDIIHYSYNNFHDFFQSLNNQTTLEAKKWFEEKRKIGFLKAYRKFLSRFLRYYLFEQGFRDGLVGLMAAWGGGFYQIMSYVKYWEMLQNEKERKVK from the coding sequence ATGGAGAAAGTTCCAGTTCCAGTTTCAGTGGTAGTGATAACAAAGAATGAAGAAGGCAATATAGCCGATTGCCTTAAAAGCGTATCGTGGGCTGACGAAATAATCGTGTTGGATGATAATAGTATCGATAAGACAGTAGAGATAGCAAAACAATTTACGGGAAGGGTATTTTTTAGGAAAATGGATGTTGAGGGTGCTCATAGGAATTATGCTTATAGTTTGGCGAAGAATGATTGGGTGCTTAGTCTTGATGCTGATGAGAGGGTCAGCCAGGAGCTTGCGAGTGAGTTACGGGAGTTGTTTAAAAAACCCATAAAAGACGTAGTTTTTTGCATACCAATAAAAACATATTTGGGAAAAAAATGGATCCGATACGGAGGATGGTACCCCGCCAGCAAAGACAGGCTTATAGACAAACGCATTGTCAGGTACGAAGAGAAGGGTGTGCATCCAAAGATAATATATCATGGCAGCTGCGGCCGTTTCTTAAAGGGGGATATCATACATTATTCTTATAATAATTTTCATGATTTCTTCCAGAGCCTCAACAACCAGACTACGCTCGAGGCAAAGAAATGGTTTGAAGAGAAGAGAAAAATCGGATTTCTCAAGGCGTATCGTAAATTTTTATCGAGGTTTTTAAGATATTATTTATTCGAGCAGGGATTTAGAGATGGGCTGGTGGGTTTAATGGCAGCCTGGGGTGGAGGCTTCTATCAAATAATGTCGTATGTTAAATATTGGGAGATGCTGCAGAATGAAAAAGAAAGGAAGGTCAAGTGA
- a CDS encoding HAD family hydrolase — MSRRASISYIFIDRDGVINKDPSGWTEHSYVTDWTEFHFLPGVFKALKLLKEKGIKVIIVSNQGGVSKGFYTQEKLGKINGLMQKEIRKNGGEVKESFYCIHRSEDNCNCRKPKPGMFEMAAKKHNIDLKKTYFIGDDKRDVIAGKSAGCKTVLVLSGKSSREDVKDWPDKPDYIFKDLLEAVNGLVKGELS; from the coding sequence ATGAGCCGGCGTGCAAGTATAAGTTATATCTTCATAGATAGAGATGGTGTTATTAATAAAGATCCGTCCGGATGGACAGAACATAGCTATGTGACAGACTGGACCGAGTTTCACTTTTTGCCCGGAGTGTTTAAGGCGCTGAAGTTATTGAAGGAAAAGGGTATCAAAGTGATAATAGTTTCGAATCAGGGCGGCGTGAGTAAAGGTTTTTACACGCAGGAGAAGCTGGGCAAGATCAACGGTCTTATGCAAAAAGAGATAAGAAAAAACGGTGGTGAAGTCAAAGAGTCTTTTTACTGCATCCATAGGAGTGAAGATAATTGTAATTGCAGAAAGCCAAAACCCGGTATGTTCGAAATGGCGGCCAAGAAGCATAACATCGATCTTAAAAAAACATATTTTATCGGCGATGATAAAAGAGACGTTATAGCGGGAAAGAGCGCAGGCTGTAAGACAGTGCTTGTTTTGTCCGGTAAAAGTTCAAGGGAAGATGTAAAAGACTGGCCGGATAAACCTGATTATATATTTAAGGATCTTCTTGAGGCAGTTAACGGGTTAGTTAAGGGGGAATTATCATGA
- a CDS encoding glycosyltransferase family 2 protein, protein MRCDIVIPVWNQLELTKDCIDSIVKNTGDVDYRIIVIDNASGEETKSYLEGLRQPLGRKLLLIRNENNLGFVKAANQGVRLSDASYVCLLNNDAVTANGWLGEMIRVAEASSIIGLVNPSSNTMGQKPDKGASIEEYALSMRREPGTWEEIGSAIGFCMLIKKDVINKIGVFDEIYGMGNFEDTDYSRRAIKAGFLCARASGAYVYHREGTSFGRDQVFDENFERNRQIYEFRWGKRRWIAYILDPVDEYMLVKFNKDALNTARNGFWVWAFSRKRLDLPRHSNIIAAEFGKFFCMKTLFKILFKKKRFSEIYVADERLIKVLEGLSFIHKAKVYSY, encoded by the coding sequence ATGCGCTGCGACATAGTCATTCCGGTATGGAATCAACTTGAGCTTACGAAAGATTGTATAGACTCAATAGTAAAAAATACCGGAGATGTGGATTATAGGATAATTGTAATAGATAACGCGAGCGGTGAAGAGACCAAAAGCTATCTTGAGGGCTTGAGACAACCGCTGGGCAGGAAGCTGCTTCTTATAAGGAATGAAAATAATCTTGGGTTTGTCAAAGCGGCGAATCAGGGCGTGAGGTTGTCGGATGCCTCATATGTTTGCTTACTGAATAACGATGCCGTAACCGCAAACGGTTGGCTTGGCGAGATGATAAGAGTTGCCGAAGCTTCGTCTATAATAGGCCTTGTAAATCCTTCGAGTAATACTATGGGTCAGAAGCCCGATAAGGGGGCATCTATAGAGGAATATGCTTTGAGTATGAGAAGAGAGCCCGGGACATGGGAAGAGATAGGCTCCGCCATAGGTTTTTGCATGCTCATTAAAAAAGATGTCATTAACAAGATAGGCGTATTCGATGAAATATATGGTATGGGGAACTTTGAAGATACTGACTATTCCCGTCGCGCGATAAAAGCCGGATTTTTATGCGCGAGGGCAAGCGGCGCTTATGTTTATCACAGGGAAGGGACGTCATTCGGCCGCGATCAAGTCTTTGATGAAAATTTTGAACGTAATAGGCAGATCTATGAATTCAGGTGGGGCAAGCGCAGGTGGATAGCCTATATCCTGGATCCGGTAGATGAGTATATGCTGGTCAAATTCAATAAAGACGCGCTCAATACGGCCAGGAACGGTTTTTGGGTGTGGGCGTTTTCAAGAAAACGTTTGGATTTGCCGCGCCATTCCAATATAATAGCAGCTGAATTCGGCAAATTCTTTTGCATGAAGACGCTTTTTAAGATTTTATTCAAAAAAAAGAGATTCAGTGAAATATACGTTGCGGATGAAAGATTGATAAAAGTCTTAGAAGGGCTATCGTTTATCCACAAAGCAAAAGTCTACTCTTATTGA
- a CDS encoding sugar transferase, whose amino-acid sequence MISILNKKRLNMFFSGLLMAGDSLVIFFALFLSYEVRFHSNFFSTPLGIPSLDHYYLPVLWIAVLLILVMNSQSLYRPDPTKKFIDYFFSIFKSVGITMLFVLAGTFFYRERAYSRSLIFITWVNLVILLAFSRYLLGIFYKRRILPKTRKRIIIVGKPESMEIIKSHERYFRQYGDIVGVVSSRKVTQEYPILMKNLGSIENFEEVLNAVKPDEVILSDLELPRKKIIAMILESEKRLVTFKIVADLFDVLIQQFEVENINGLNLIRIKESPLNYAHNRFLKRVVDFLASGIGIVAISPFLALVAIIVKLDSRGMVLFLQERVTEGGRIFKIYKFRTMRPEAEVQTGPVFAQENDERCTRIGRFLRMYNIDELPQLFNVLKGDMSLVGPRPERPYFVDQFKDGIPRYMSRHHIKAGMTGWAQVNGFRQGTPIESRVKYDLYYAENWSIWFDLKIILMSLFALKNAY is encoded by the coding sequence ATGATATCCATTCTGAATAAAAAAAGGCTTAACATGTTCTTCTCCGGCCTCCTGATGGCGGGAGATTCTCTCGTTATATTCTTCGCGCTATTTCTTTCGTATGAAGTACGTTTTCATTCCAACTTTTTTTCAACTCCTTTGGGCATACCATCCTTGGACCATTACTATTTACCCGTATTATGGATAGCGGTCCTTCTTATTTTGGTAATGAACTCACAAAGTCTTTATCGTCCGGATCCTACAAAAAAATTTATCGATTATTTCTTTTCCATATTTAAAAGCGTCGGAATAACGATGCTCTTTGTTCTCGCAGGCACGTTTTTTTACAGAGAGAGGGCTTACTCCAGGTCCCTGATATTTATTACATGGGTAAACCTGGTCATATTGCTCGCGTTTTCCAGGTATCTGTTGGGCATATTTTATAAAAGAAGAATTTTGCCCAAAACAAGAAAGAGGATAATTATAGTCGGCAAGCCTGAAAGCATGGAGATAATCAAATCTCACGAGCGGTATTTCAGGCAATATGGCGATATCGTGGGTGTTGTATCTTCCAGAAAAGTTACGCAGGAATATCCTATCCTGATGAAAAATTTAGGGTCCATTGAGAATTTCGAAGAGGTTCTTAACGCAGTAAAGCCGGATGAGGTAATACTGTCAGATCTTGAATTACCCAGGAAGAAGATCATTGCCATGATACTTGAATCGGAAAAAAGGCTGGTAACATTCAAGATAGTAGCGGACCTATTTGACGTTCTTATTCAGCAATTCGAAGTGGAGAATATAAATGGTTTAAATCTGATCAGGATAAAAGAATCGCCCTTGAATTATGCGCATAATAGGTTCCTGAAAAGAGTTGTGGATTTTTTAGCTTCAGGCATTGGTATCGTCGCTATTTCTCCTTTTTTAGCCCTCGTAGCCATTATTGTGAAACTGGATTCAAGGGGGATGGTTTTATTCTTGCAGGAAAGAGTGACCGAAGGGGGCAGAATATTCAAAATATATAAGTTCAGGACGATGCGTCCCGAGGCAGAGGTTCAGACAGGTCCGGTATTTGCGCAGGAAAATGATGAGCGATGTACAAGAATAGGACGATTTCTAAGAATGTACAATATTGATGAGCTTCCGCAGCTATTCAACGTTCTCAAGGGCGATATGAGCCTTGTTGGACCCAGGCCGGAAAGACCTTATTTTGTAGATCAATTTAAAGACGGCATACCGCGCTACATGAGCCGCCACCATATAAAGGCCGGTATGACCGGATGGGCACAGGTGAATGGGTTTAGGCAGGGAACGCCGATAGAATCCAGGGTCAAATATGATTTATATTATGCTGAAAACTGGTCGATATGGTTCGATCTTAAAATAATACTTATGTCGCTATTTGCGCTGAAAAATGCTTATTAA
- a CDS encoding glycosyltransferase family 9 protein, producing the protein MPKNYSISAVVLSKNSEKKIGDCLKSLTGWADEIIIVDGESTDNTAKIVESFNAKVYPHKFLGEFSAERNFGSDKASSQWVLQLDSDEVITDDFKQKCDLILPATNYNAFKFRRKNIFLGHAFTYGGWYHWSQHLFRKNKARYEGRVHEKMIVDGDVGHLDADIMHTPFDSISEFIDRQNRYTDLQARDIIDTEKDLSIRNIKYNLRAKPAKLFKKMYIKNKGYKEGLYGFVFAILFSWVHFLKWAKVWELVKDRKNILVMRNDRFGEFLLNIPAIRALKEKFPASKIILAVDNHVKEIAAKIPNVDEVIVWKSGKHSMVDILKFSGLLKKKSIDIVFVMNPSKDSNIAVKIAGIPERIGYAHKWDFLLTKKIEDRKYLAQKHEIEYNLDLVRIVGADTKDKSLSLKINETELRCCGAMPISRDFTAAVGLIVIHPWTSDAIKQWPVERFRELALKLVKEFNLDVVIVGGKDEIEKSASFNYINDRILNLTGKTTLPQLAAILKKSGLLISGDSGPVHLACSVGTPVIALFRNDMPGKGPKRWGPWGSGNIVIEKNNLSDISVEEVLDKVREWKNSSSSILSV; encoded by the coding sequence ATGCCAAAGAATTATTCCATATCTGCAGTGGTTCTGTCCAAAAATTCGGAAAAGAAGATAGGCGATTGCCTGAAATCGCTTACCGGCTGGGCGGATGAAATTATTATTGTTGACGGCGAGAGCACTGACAATACTGCCAAAATAGTGGAAAGTTTTAACGCAAAAGTTTATCCACATAAATTTCTCGGAGAGTTTTCAGCCGAAAGAAACTTTGGTAGCGACAAAGCCTCCAGCCAATGGGTGCTGCAGCTTGACAGTGACGAGGTCATAACGGATGACTTTAAGCAAAAGTGCGACCTGATTTTGCCGGCCACGAATTATAACGCCTTTAAGTTCAGGAGAAAGAATATATTTTTGGGCCACGCTTTTACTTATGGCGGATGGTATCACTGGTCCCAGCATCTTTTTAGGAAAAATAAGGCTCGATATGAAGGAAGGGTGCATGAAAAGATGATAGTTGACGGGGATGTGGGACACCTTGATGCCGATATTATGCATACCCCGTTTGATTCGATATCGGAGTTTATCGATAGACAGAATAGATATACGGATTTGCAGGCCAGGGATATTATCGATACGGAGAAAGATCTTTCCATTAGGAACATAAAATATAATCTTAGAGCGAAACCAGCCAAGCTATTTAAAAAGATGTATATTAAAAACAAGGGTTATAAAGAGGGACTGTATGGATTTGTATTTGCTATCCTTTTTTCATGGGTGCATTTCTTAAAGTGGGCGAAGGTTTGGGAGTTAGTCAAAGATAGAAAAAACATTCTCGTTATGAGAAATGACAGATTTGGTGAATTCTTGCTCAATATCCCGGCAATACGCGCGTTAAAAGAAAAATTTCCAGCCTCAAAAATAATATTGGCTGTGGATAATCATGTAAAAGAAATTGCTGCGAAGATTCCTAATGTTGATGAAGTTATCGTGTGGAAGAGTGGAAAGCATTCTATGGTCGATATCCTTAAATTCTCCGGCCTGCTAAAGAAAAAGAGTATAGATATTGTATTTGTAATGAATCCTTCGAAAGATTCCAATATAGCGGTAAAGATAGCCGGTATCCCGGAGCGTATTGGTTATGCGCATAAGTGGGATTTTCTTCTGACGAAAAAGATAGAAGACAGGAAATATCTTGCACAAAAGCACGAGATTGAATATAACCTCGATCTTGTAAGAATAGTCGGAGCCGATACGAAAGATAAAAGCCTTTCTTTGAAAATTAACGAAACGGAATTACGCTGCTGCGGCGCTATGCCAATTAGCCGGGATTTCACCGCGGCGGTGGGATTAATCGTCATCCACCCCTGGACAAGTGACGCTATAAAACAGTGGCCCGTGGAACGGTTTCGCGAATTGGCGCTAAAGTTGGTAAAAGAATTTAACCTGGATGTTGTGATTGTGGGCGGCAAGGATGAAATAGAAAAAAGCGCAAGCTTCAATTATATAAATGACCGCATATTGAATCTAACAGGTAAGACGACGCTGCCGCAACTGGCGGCTATATTAAAGAAGTCAGGGCTTTTAATTTCCGGAGATTCGGGTCCGGTGCATCTTGCCTGCAGCGTAGGGACGCCAGTAATCGCGTTATTTAGAAATGATATGCCGGGTAAAGGTCCTAAAAGATGGGGGCCGTGGGGAAGTGGAAATATAGTTATCGAAAAAAATAACCTCTCCGATATCAGCGTAGAAGAGGTTTTAGATAAGGTAAGAGAGTGGAAAAATTCCTCATCATCAATCCTTTCGGTATAG
- a CDS encoding O-antigen ligase family protein codes for MRIIKFVFLFFALTDFFSGNKKLLGRTFWVIVGISCFTFFNGIFQSVFNFDMVRHNEIALTDKLHRISGSFAHPNDFAAYIIAILPISLCFLCPYFKKNHRAFIAINCILGAYCLIRTSSRGAWVAFLLGMIVYFYFYNKKISVIIPLAIISVVMLSPHGFDRIKGLFAFEQNTVWERTQLWKGTWEMIKVHPFFGFGVNTFSRYFPIYKPSEYWGIMYSHNSYLQMWSEIGIFGLAAFLSAIFIVVKQTVRDLRKKIKSGVEGFILLGALAGYVAFLIQSGLDTNLFSLRLTTLFWVMTAYIVSLNKFLEEKI; via the coding sequence TTGCGAATAATTAAATTTGTATTCCTATTCTTCGCCCTTACCGACTTTTTTAGCGGTAACAAAAAACTGCTCGGCAGAACATTTTGGGTGATTGTGGGTATATCATGCTTTACTTTTTTTAATGGGATATTTCAGTCGGTATTTAATTTCGATATGGTGCGGCATAATGAGATCGCCCTTACCGACAAATTACACAGAATATCGGGTTCATTTGCTCATCCCAACGATTTTGCGGCATATATAATAGCCATTTTACCTATATCGCTCTGTTTTTTATGTCCTTACTTTAAAAAGAACCACAGGGCCTTTATTGCAATAAACTGTATCTTGGGAGCCTACTGTCTTATAAGGACCTCGTCCAGAGGGGCATGGGTAGCTTTTCTGTTAGGCATGATAGTCTACTTCTATTTTTATAATAAGAAAATTTCGGTTATTATTCCTTTAGCAATAATATCGGTTGTTATGTTGTCCCCGCATGGCTTCGACAGAATTAAGGGACTTTTTGCTTTTGAACAAAATACGGTATGGGAGAGGACTCAGCTATGGAAGGGCACATGGGAGATGATTAAAGTGCATCCTTTTTTTGGTTTTGGTGTCAATACTTTTTCCAGGTACTTTCCTATTTATAAGCCATCGGAATATTGGGGTATTATGTACTCTCATAACTCATATCTGCAGATGTGGTCTGAGATAGGAATATTCGGGCTTGCCGCTTTCCTTTCAGCCATATTTATTGTAGTAAAACAAACAGTGCGAGATCTAAGGAAGAAAATAAAAAGCGGCGTCGAAGGATTTATACTTTTAGGTGCACTGGCCGGCTATGTGGCATTTCTTATACAGTCTGGGCTGGATACCAATCTATTTTCTCTAAGGCTTACCACTCTTTTTTGGGTGATGACCGCATACATAGTGTCGTTAAATAAGTTTTTGGAAGAAAAAATTTAA
- a CDS encoding class I SAM-dependent methyltransferase, whose translation MPARETRAECYSEAKIIERNVKRKNIFQKLSRMLKRFFGRIAKRDKSAIFYNKLRRYLAPGSKILDIGCGDGSFLKLAKKDFVCAGIEISDHLASLARKDPEIKVITGNFISVDFSKEKYNGITMISLLEHLDDPLAALKICFEHLNAGGVLLLKTVNYGCLNRKIKKGRWTGFRPPDHMIYFDPVNLKSILQKAGFRKINISAWSFNDNMYCEAWR comes from the coding sequence ATGCCCGCAAGAGAAACACGTGCGGAATGTTATTCCGAAGCAAAGATAATCGAGAGGAATGTTAAGCGGAAGAATATTTTTCAGAAATTATCAAGAATGCTGAAGAGGTTTTTTGGTAGAATAGCGAAGCGTGATAAAAGCGCCATATTTTATAATAAGCTGCGCCGATATTTAGCGCCCGGGTCTAAAATTCTCGATATAGGTTGCGGAGACGGCAGTTTTCTAAAGTTAGCAAAAAAAGACTTTGTATGCGCCGGCATAGAGATATCGGATCATCTGGCCTCTTTAGCCAGAAAGGATCCTGAGATAAAAGTAATTACAGGTAATTTTATAAGCGTCGACTTCAGTAAAGAAAAATACAATGGCATAACGATGATATCTCTTCTTGAGCATCTGGATGATCCTCTGGCAGCGCTTAAAATTTGCTTCGAACACTTAAATGCCGGAGGTGTATTGTTATTAAAGACGGTAAATTATGGTTGTTTAAACAGGAAAATTAAAAAAGGGCGTTGGACGGGTTTTCGTCCGCCTGACCACATGATATATTTTGATCCCGTAAACTTAAAGAGCATATTGCAGAAGGCTGGTTTTAGGAAAATAAATATTTCAGCATGGTCTTTTAATGATAATATGTATTGCGAGGCCTGGAGATGA